In one window of Arthrobacter pascens DNA:
- a CDS encoding RNA-binding S4 domain-containing protein, protein MSNQDIEEITIRDSMIRLGQLLKLASLVEDGVEATELIKNGLVKVNGEIDDRRGRQLHNGDTVTVNGQTVRVVAPAA, encoded by the coding sequence ATGAGCAACCAGGACATCGAAGAGATCACCATCCGCGACAGCATGATCCGGCTTGGCCAGCTCCTGAAGCTCGCCAGCCTCGTGGAAGACGGCGTCGAGGCCACCGAGCTCATCAAGAACGGGCTCGTCAAGGTCAACGGAGAGATCGACGACCGCCGCGGCCGCCAGCTGCACAACGGCGATACCGTCACGGTCAACGGGCAGACCGTGAGGGTCGTGGCTCCGGCAGCCTGA
- a CDS encoding DMT family transporter — protein sequence MTHVPRLPLLAGLPLAVGAGLAIPVQGRINGALGARLNDGIAAAVVSFSTGLVLMVLISLSLPAGRAGLARIVPAVRSRAFPRVYVMAGGIGALFVFAQSFTVGLLGVALFTVATVTGQTVSGLLVDRLGIGPAGRKSVTGIRVIGCVLTIGAVAWAVSPRFAGTGASAAPDGSGPGGPAALILPLLLPVLAGFLMSFQQAMNGTATVTYGTPIAATLVNFVAGSVVLWIAWALKLAWLGAGNPLPADWWYYLGGPMGCVFIALGALLVRSLGVLVTGLGMIAGQLLGSLGLDLLLPAPGSIVAPATVLGTLLTLAAIILATLPWPRGAFRR from the coding sequence ATGACCCATGTCCCGCGGCTGCCGCTGCTCGCAGGACTCCCGCTGGCAGTAGGAGCGGGGCTGGCTATCCCTGTCCAGGGGCGTATCAACGGCGCCCTGGGGGCCCGGCTCAACGATGGCATCGCCGCCGCCGTTGTCAGTTTCAGCACGGGCCTGGTCCTGATGGTCCTGATCTCCCTGAGCCTGCCCGCTGGCCGCGCCGGACTGGCCAGGATCGTTCCCGCCGTCCGCAGCCGCGCGTTTCCCCGTGTATATGTCATGGCCGGCGGAATCGGTGCCTTGTTCGTCTTCGCGCAGTCCTTCACCGTGGGTCTGCTGGGAGTGGCGCTTTTCACCGTCGCCACCGTGACGGGGCAGACGGTGAGCGGCCTGCTCGTTGACCGGCTGGGAATCGGTCCGGCCGGCAGGAAATCGGTGACCGGCATCAGGGTCATCGGCTGCGTCCTCACCATCGGCGCAGTTGCCTGGGCTGTCTCGCCAAGGTTCGCGGGGACCGGTGCTTCGGCCGCCCCGGATGGCTCGGGGCCCGGCGGACCGGCAGCGCTGATTCTTCCGCTCCTGCTTCCTGTCCTGGCGGGCTTCCTGATGAGTTTCCAGCAGGCCATGAACGGCACGGCCACTGTCACTTACGGGACTCCGATCGCTGCCACGCTGGTGAACTTTGTCGCCGGCAGCGTAGTGCTGTGGATTGCGTGGGCCCTCAAGCTTGCCTGGCTGGGAGCCGGCAATCCGCTGCCGGCGGATTGGTGGTACTACCTGGGCGGCCCCATGGGTTGCGTGTTTATCGCCTTGGGCGCACTGCTGGTCCGCAGCCTGGGCGTGCTGGTCACCGGTCTGGGCATGATCGCCGGGCAGCTTCTGGGCTCCCTTGGCCTTGACCTGCTGCTGCCCGCCCCGGGCTCCATTGTGGCGCCGGCCACGGTGCTGGGCACGCTGCTGACCCTGGCAGCCATCATCCTGGCAACCCTGCCGTGGCCGCGGGGCGCCTTCCGGAGGTAA
- a CDS encoding alpha/beta hydrolase produces MTDALVFPAPVVLWSQPEDQRAGKPLLVLLHGYGANEQDLLSLADLLPGEFAVASVRAPLAMGPGFTWFPLTASVDYSLDGVKRASAYVLDWIDTIKAGHPSVTLLGFSMGMAMATTLLRQRPTDFAAVVGLSGFVVDADGDPAFRDDELDGSVPLFWGRDQQDPVITPDKIDYTMAWVRQHVKLTKVLYTGMWHGINQQEIGHVSEFLTHEVLKK; encoded by the coding sequence ATGACCGACGCCCTTGTATTTCCCGCCCCTGTTGTTTTGTGGTCCCAGCCCGAGGACCAGCGAGCCGGTAAGCCCCTGCTGGTCCTGCTGCACGGCTACGGCGCCAACGAGCAGGATCTCCTGAGCCTGGCGGACCTGTTGCCCGGGGAATTTGCCGTGGCTTCAGTGCGGGCGCCCCTGGCGATGGGACCGGGATTTACCTGGTTTCCGCTGACGGCGTCAGTCGACTATTCGCTCGACGGCGTCAAGAGGGCTTCGGCCTATGTGCTGGACTGGATCGACACCATCAAAGCCGGGCATCCGTCCGTGACGCTGCTCGGCTTTTCCATGGGGATGGCGATGGCCACCACGCTGCTGCGGCAGCGTCCCACGGACTTTGCCGCCGTCGTCGGACTGTCAGGGTTTGTGGTTGATGCCGACGGCGATCCCGCGTTCCGGGACGACGAACTGGACGGCTCCGTGCCGCTGTTCTGGGGCAGGGACCAGCAGGATCCGGTCATCACGCCGGACAAGATCGACTACACCATGGCCTGGGTCCGCCAACACGTCAAGCTCACCAAAGTGCTGTACACGGGAATGTGGCACGGCATCAACCAGCAGGAGATCGGGCACGTTTCCGAGTTCCTCACCCATGAGGTGCTGAAAAAGTAG
- a CDS encoding SGNH/GDSL hydrolase family protein, which produces MPNSTAAVESHPWSRYVALGDSFTEGIGDPEPSSPGGYRGWADRVAEELGRGHNDFAYANLAVRGRLLQQIVDQQLAPCLALKPDLITLSAGGNDLIRPGGDPDALAEKLDSVVQILAVGGATVVLFNGPDTGSSVLGRIRSKVAIYNENLRTVAARHDAIIADMWSLRQLSDPQMWDEDRLHFSPLGHHTIAAMVLDSLNVDHSLEPLVPKPLPARTWREARTNDLVWAREYFVPWVVRRLRRRSSGDGVTAKRPTAGPVFGPGVPLGSGEGPPGTTDASRH; this is translated from the coding sequence ATGCCGAATTCCACGGCAGCCGTAGAATCCCACCCCTGGAGCCGGTACGTTGCCCTCGGAGATTCCTTCACGGAGGGCATCGGCGATCCCGAACCCTCAAGCCCCGGCGGCTACCGCGGCTGGGCAGACCGTGTGGCCGAGGAACTGGGCCGCGGGCACAACGACTTCGCCTACGCCAACCTGGCCGTCCGCGGCAGGCTCCTGCAGCAGATCGTCGACCAGCAACTCGCCCCGTGCCTGGCCCTGAAGCCGGACCTGATCACCCTTTCCGCCGGGGGCAACGACCTCATCCGGCCCGGAGGCGATCCTGACGCCCTCGCGGAAAAGCTCGATTCTGTGGTCCAGATCCTGGCCGTGGGCGGTGCCACCGTGGTGCTGTTCAACGGCCCGGACACCGGCTCCTCGGTTCTGGGCCGGATCCGGAGCAAGGTGGCCATCTACAACGAGAACCTCCGCACCGTTGCCGCCCGCCACGACGCCATCATTGCCGACATGTGGTCGCTCCGGCAGCTCAGCGATCCGCAGATGTGGGACGAGGACAGGCTGCACTTTTCACCCCTTGGCCACCACACCATCGCTGCCATGGTCCTTGACTCGCTAAACGTTGACCACAGCCTCGAACCGCTGGTACCTAAACCACTGCCGGCCCGGACGTGGCGGGAAGCCCGCACCAATGACCTCGTGTGGGCACGTGAATACTTTGTCCCCTGGGTTGTGCGGAGGCTCCGCCGCCGCTCGTCCGGAGACGGGGTGACGGCAAAGCGCCCGACGGCGGGACCCGTCTTCGGGCCCGGTGTCCCGCTGGGATCGGGCGAAGGACCGCCCGGCACAACCGACGCCAGCCGCCACTAG
- a CDS encoding winged helix DNA-binding domain-containing protein, translated as MDPDDVVPLRLKSQMLREPGAASPGDALRNLLAVQAQEFAYARWSLAQRTSAQGTSGRTPAATAADVELAVADGRILRTHILRPTWHFVHRDDLRWLMALSAPRLHQANAGMYRTTRIDAAAAERSGQVLAEAVRGGNHLTREELAVRLQDAGFAAKGVELAYLIMHAEISAVLVSGTPVRSPGGALKQTYALFDERVPPGPDAPLSRPLSRAEALAELVRRYFTSRGPATVKDCSDWSGLTMADIRQGLLNALEDDRAAPETTVIDGIEFYSSPETDPGAAPAPGRPFVDLIQCYDEYVMGYSATRHYLGGTAPAIPADGALMHVVLLNGRMIGSWRHVLLPGRCELDIRLSTSAAPASAAAAERLDAAVNDAVARYAAFLGIPATRVQSGAKLEGHI; from the coding sequence ATGGATCCTGACGACGTGGTGCCGCTGAGGCTGAAAAGCCAGATGCTGCGGGAACCTGGCGCTGCCTCCCCTGGGGACGCACTCAGGAACCTGCTGGCCGTCCAGGCGCAGGAGTTCGCGTACGCCCGCTGGAGCCTGGCACAAAGGACCTCCGCCCAGGGCACGTCCGGGCGTACGCCCGCCGCCACTGCAGCTGATGTTGAACTGGCCGTCGCCGACGGCCGCATCCTGCGCACCCATATCCTCAGGCCCACCTGGCATTTCGTGCACCGGGATGACCTGCGCTGGCTAATGGCCCTGTCCGCGCCCCGGCTTCACCAGGCGAACGCCGGGATGTACCGCACGACCCGCATTGACGCAGCGGCCGCGGAACGGAGCGGCCAGGTCCTGGCCGAGGCGGTCCGCGGCGGGAACCATCTGACCAGGGAGGAGCTCGCGGTGAGGCTTCAGGACGCGGGCTTCGCGGCCAAAGGAGTGGAACTGGCCTACCTGATCATGCATGCGGAAATCAGCGCGGTCCTGGTCAGCGGTACGCCCGTGCGGAGCCCGGGCGGCGCCCTGAAGCAGACGTATGCCCTCTTTGACGAACGGGTGCCGCCCGGGCCGGATGCTCCCCTGTCCCGGCCCCTGTCCCGGGCGGAGGCGCTCGCCGAGCTGGTCCGGCGCTACTTCACCAGCCGTGGTCCGGCCACCGTGAAGGACTGTTCCGACTGGTCCGGACTGACAATGGCGGACATCCGGCAGGGCCTGCTCAATGCGCTTGAGGACGACCGGGCCGCACCGGAGACCACGGTGATTGATGGCATCGAATTCTATTCCAGCCCGGAAACCGACCCCGGCGCAGCGCCGGCCCCGGGCAGGCCTTTCGTGGACCTGATCCAGTGCTACGACGAATACGTCATGGGTTACTCGGCCACCCGGCATTACCTCGGAGGCACCGCGCCTGCCATTCCTGCCGACGGCGCCCTCATGCACGTGGTGCTGCTGAACGGACGGATGATCGGGTCCTGGCGGCACGTCCTGCTGCCCGGACGGTGCGAACTGGACATCCGCCTTTCCACCTCGGCTGCACCGGCTTCGGCAGCAGCGGCTGAACGGCTCGACGCCGCGGTGAACGACGCCGTCGCACGCTACGCGGCCTTCCTGGGCATCCCGGCCACGCGTGTGCAGTCCGGGGCTAAGCTGGAAGGACACATATGA
- a CDS encoding VOC family protein, with protein MRMDHVSYACEHDGLAATTDRISSALGVEAVKGGVHPRFGTRNMIIPLAGHKYVEVVEVLDHPASDKAPFGQAVRARSAAGGGWMGWCVEVDSLAPFEQRLGRAAVNGNRKFPDGRELVWKQIGILGLIADPQVPYMLKWEGDPALHPSNAYPSNVKMSCLTIAGSAERVTEWLGEPVERPLEDVAVKWVAPHGTPGILSVTFETATGAVVI; from the coding sequence ATGCGCATGGATCACGTCTCTTACGCCTGTGAACACGATGGCCTGGCTGCCACCACCGATCGTATTTCGTCCGCCCTCGGCGTTGAAGCCGTGAAGGGCGGCGTACACCCCCGTTTCGGAACCCGGAACATGATCATCCCGCTCGCGGGCCACAAATATGTGGAAGTTGTTGAAGTCCTTGACCACCCTGCATCGGACAAGGCCCCTTTCGGCCAAGCCGTCCGTGCACGTTCCGCAGCCGGCGGCGGATGGATGGGCTGGTGCGTCGAAGTGGACAGCCTCGCCCCCTTCGAACAGCGACTGGGACGGGCCGCCGTCAACGGCAACCGGAAATTCCCGGACGGCCGCGAACTCGTCTGGAAGCAGATCGGGATCCTCGGCCTTATTGCTGACCCGCAGGTTCCGTACATGCTGAAGTGGGAAGGCGATCCCGCCCTGCACCCGTCCAACGCCTACCCCAGCAACGTCAAAATGTCCTGCCTGACCATTGCCGGTTCGGCCGAGCGGGTTACCGAGTGGCTGGGCGAGCCCGTTGAGAGGCCCCTTGAGGACGTGGCGGTTAAGTGGGTGGCTCCGCATGGAACCCCCGGTATCCTGTCTGTCACTTTCGAAACCGCCACCGGAGCAGTCGTTATCTGA
- a CDS encoding glycine--tRNA ligase: MAAKSVLDQVISLSKRRGFVFQAGEIYGGSRSAWDYGPLGAELKENIKRQWWQSMVRGREDVVGLDSSVILPRQVWEASGHVEVFSDPLVECLSCHKRYRADHLEEEYEEKKGRPAENGLKDIACANCGTRGQWTEPQEFSGLLKTFLGPVANDEGLHYLRPETAQGIFVNFNNVLTTSRKKPPFGIGQIGKSFRNEITPGNFIFRTREFEQMEMEFFVEPGTDEEWHQYWMKERMSWYTGLGIREDNLRFFEHPLEKLSHYSKGTTDIEYRFGFQGSEWGELEGIANRTDFDLSTHAKASGTDLSYFNQATNERYTPYVIEPAAGLTRSFMAFLIDAYTEDEAPNAKGGVDVRTVLKLDPRLAPVKAAVLPLSRNEDLSPKAKDLGAQLRKNWNIDFDDAGAIGRRYRRQDEIGTPFCITVDFDTLDDHAVTIRERDTMTQERVSLDKVEGYLAARLIGA, from the coding sequence ATGGCAGCAAAATCCGTTCTCGACCAGGTCATTTCCCTTTCCAAGCGGAGGGGCTTCGTGTTCCAGGCCGGTGAGATCTACGGTGGTTCCCGCTCTGCCTGGGACTACGGGCCCCTGGGCGCCGAGCTCAAGGAAAACATCAAACGCCAGTGGTGGCAGTCCATGGTCCGCGGCCGCGAGGACGTGGTCGGCCTGGACTCCTCCGTCATCCTGCCCCGCCAGGTATGGGAAGCATCCGGCCACGTCGAGGTCTTCTCCGACCCGCTGGTGGAGTGCCTGTCCTGCCACAAGCGCTATCGCGCGGACCACCTGGAGGAAGAGTACGAGGAAAAGAAGGGCCGCCCGGCGGAAAACGGCCTGAAGGACATCGCGTGCGCCAACTGCGGCACCCGCGGTCAATGGACCGAGCCCCAGGAGTTCTCGGGACTCCTCAAGACCTTCCTGGGCCCGGTGGCCAACGATGAAGGACTGCACTACCTGCGGCCGGAAACTGCCCAGGGCATCTTCGTGAACTTCAACAACGTCCTCACCACGTCACGGAAGAAGCCACCGTTCGGCATCGGCCAGATCGGCAAGTCCTTCCGCAACGAGATCACGCCCGGAAACTTTATTTTCCGCACCCGTGAATTCGAGCAGATGGAAATGGAGTTCTTCGTGGAGCCCGGCACGGACGAAGAGTGGCACCAGTACTGGATGAAGGAGCGCATGTCCTGGTACACCGGCCTGGGCATCCGGGAAGATAACCTTCGCTTCTTCGAGCACCCGCTGGAGAAGCTCAGCCACTACTCCAAGGGCACCACGGACATCGAGTACCGCTTTGGCTTCCAGGGATCGGAATGGGGCGAGCTTGAAGGCATCGCCAACCGCACCGACTTCGACCTCTCCACCCATGCCAAAGCCTCCGGCACGGACCTGAGCTACTTCAACCAGGCCACCAACGAGCGCTACACGCCGTACGTGATCGAGCCCGCCGCCGGCCTCACCCGCTCCTTCATGGCGTTCCTGATCGACGCCTACACCGAAGACGAGGCACCCAACGCCAAGGGCGGCGTCGACGTCCGGACCGTCCTGAAACTGGATCCGCGCCTGGCCCCGGTCAAGGCGGCGGTCCTGCCGCTGAGCCGGAACGAGGACCTCTCGCCAAAGGCCAAGGACCTGGGTGCGCAGCTGCGCAAGAACTGGAACATCGACTTCGACGACGCCGGTGCGATCGGCCGCCGCTACCGCCGCCAGGACGAGATCGGCACCCCGTTCTGCATCACCGTGGACTTCGACACCCTCGACGACCACGCCGTGACAATCCGCGAGCGGGACACCATGACCCAGGAACGCGTGTCGCTGGACAAGGTGGAAGGCTACCTGGCCGCCCGCCTGATCGGCGCCTGA
- a CDS encoding alpha/beta hydrolase, giving the protein MLTVLEPAGPTLGVVLVLHGGRSRSYAPVTARHASPARMIPFARHLHRAGKRHGLAVWSLRNSVRGWNGEDMTPLQDARWALKQISAQHPGVPVYLLGHSMGGLTAVCAADDPQVEAVVALAPWLSAEAPASRLAGRKVLIVHGTGDHLTSPSESLKFARRAAGDAASMQYVALKGAGHFMVRRVGLWQALATGFVMKAFGERTGADLPAARALDELLPGSADHVTL; this is encoded by the coding sequence GTGCTCACGGTCCTGGAGCCTGCCGGCCCCACACTGGGCGTCGTCCTGGTGTTGCACGGCGGCCGTTCCCGCAGCTACGCGCCAGTGACTGCCCGCCACGCGAGTCCTGCCAGGATGATTCCCTTCGCAAGGCACCTGCACCGGGCAGGCAAGCGCCACGGACTGGCAGTCTGGTCGCTACGGAACAGCGTGCGCGGCTGGAACGGCGAGGACATGACGCCGCTGCAGGATGCACGGTGGGCGCTCAAGCAGATCAGCGCACAGCACCCGGGCGTTCCTGTCTATCTGCTGGGGCATTCCATGGGAGGCCTGACGGCCGTCTGCGCTGCCGACGATCCGCAGGTGGAGGCCGTGGTGGCCCTCGCCCCGTGGCTCAGCGCCGAGGCGCCCGCCTCCCGGCTGGCCGGCCGGAAAGTGCTGATCGTTCACGGCACGGGCGATCACCTGACCAGCCCGTCAGAATCCCTCAAGTTCGCCCGCCGTGCAGCCGGGGACGCAGCGTCCATGCAGTACGTCGCGCTCAAGGGGGCGGGGCATTTCATGGTCCGGCGGGTCGGGCTATGGCAGGCACTGGCCACGGGCTTCGTGATGAAGGCGTTCGGCGAACGGACCGGCGCCGACCTGCCGGCCGCACGGGCCCTGGACGAGCTGCTTCCGGGATCCGCCGATCACGTCACCCTCTAG
- a CDS encoding bifunctional o-acetylhomoserine/o-acetylserine sulfhydrylase yields the protein MSDGWSFETRQIHAGQEPDSATGARALPIYQTTSFVFPSAESAANRFALAELAPIYTRIGNPTQDAVEQRIASLEGGLAALLLSSGQAAETFAILNIAEAGDHVVASPSLYGGTYNLLGHTLKKFGISVTFVEDPDNLDQWRAAVQPNTKLFFAEVVSNPRQDVLDIEGVSRTAHEAGVPLVVDNTLSTPYLIRPLEWGADIVVHSATKYLGGHGSAIAGVIVDSGNFDFGKDPERFPGFNTPDPTYNGLVYARDLGADGALGANLSYILKARVQLLRDLGSAVSPFNAFLIAQGLETLSLRVERHVANAVAVAQWLEARDDVESVAYAGLPSSPWYERGRKYGPLGTGAVVAFNLAGGAEAGKRFVDALELHSHVANIGDVRSLVIHPASTTHSQLSPEQQAIAGVTPGLVRLSVGIEHIDDILADLEAGFRAAKAALQAVSSGK from the coding sequence ATGTCCGACGGATGGTCTTTTGAAACCCGCCAGATCCATGCCGGGCAGGAGCCGGACAGCGCCACCGGCGCCCGTGCCCTCCCGATTTACCAGACGACGTCGTTCGTCTTCCCCAGTGCCGAAAGTGCTGCCAACCGCTTCGCACTGGCCGAGCTGGCACCGATCTACACGCGCATCGGAAACCCTACCCAGGACGCCGTGGAGCAGCGGATCGCCAGTCTTGAAGGCGGACTCGCTGCCCTGCTGCTGAGTTCGGGGCAGGCTGCCGAAACCTTTGCCATCCTGAACATCGCCGAGGCCGGAGACCACGTCGTAGCCAGCCCCAGCCTTTATGGCGGTACCTACAACCTGCTGGGGCATACGCTCAAAAAGTTCGGCATTTCGGTGACGTTCGTGGAGGACCCGGACAACCTGGATCAGTGGCGTGCGGCGGTGCAGCCGAACACCAAGCTGTTCTTCGCGGAGGTGGTATCCAACCCGCGCCAGGACGTCCTGGATATTGAGGGAGTGTCCCGGACCGCCCACGAGGCCGGCGTGCCGCTGGTGGTGGACAACACGCTCTCCACCCCCTATCTCATCCGTCCGCTGGAGTGGGGCGCTGACATTGTGGTCCACTCCGCCACGAAATACCTGGGCGGGCACGGCTCGGCGATCGCCGGAGTGATTGTGGACTCCGGCAACTTCGACTTCGGGAAGGACCCGGAACGGTTCCCCGGCTTCAATACGCCGGACCCCACCTACAATGGCCTGGTCTACGCCCGTGACCTCGGCGCCGATGGTGCACTCGGGGCCAACCTCTCCTACATCCTCAAGGCCAGGGTCCAGCTGCTCCGTGACCTGGGCTCTGCGGTGTCACCGTTCAACGCCTTCCTGATAGCGCAGGGACTGGAGACCCTAAGCCTGCGGGTGGAGCGGCACGTAGCGAACGCCGTCGCGGTGGCGCAGTGGCTGGAAGCTCGGGACGACGTCGAATCAGTGGCCTACGCGGGCCTTCCCTCCAGCCCCTGGTATGAGCGTGGACGCAAGTACGGTCCCCTGGGTACGGGAGCCGTGGTGGCGTTCAACCTGGCCGGCGGTGCCGAGGCCGGCAAGCGGTTTGTGGATGCCCTGGAGCTGCACAGCCATGTGGCGAACATCGGCGATGTCAGGTCCCTGGTCATCCATCCGGCGTCCACGACCCACAGCCAGCTCTCCCCGGAGCAGCAGGCCATTGCCGGCGTCACGCCGGGCCTGGTCCGCCTGTCTGTGGGAATCGAGCACATCGATGACATCCTTGCTGACCTTGAAGCGGGTTTCCGGGCGGCCAAGGCGGCGCTCCAGGCAGTGAGCTCCGGGAAGTGA
- the metX gene encoding homoserine O-acetyltransferase MetX, which translates to MTITVSRTAVPENGVLRYAAIGGLQLEAGGFLPDVTLAYETWGTLNADGSNAVLIEHALTGSTHVTRGDSDEPGWWEQLAGPGAPVDTDRFFVVSINIVGGCYGSTGPSSPAPDGRPWGSRFPLVTLRDSTVAEARLADQLGIRSWFAVMGGSMGGARALEWAVTYPERVQRCAVISIGAASTAEQIAFAQAQTLAIRQDANFNDGDYYGGPFPEDGLALARRIAHITYRSAAEFDGRFGRTAQAAETPLQAASLGDRGRYQVESYLDHQGSKLVRRFDANSYIAITEALMSHDICRGRGSLRETLDRATARFFVAAVDSDRLYFPSQSRELASALPGDVDVHVIEAPIGHDGFLTEIGQLGSQLGKTFLV; encoded by the coding sequence ATGACGATTACCGTCTCCCGTACAGCCGTACCCGAAAACGGAGTGCTCCGTTATGCCGCCATCGGGGGGCTGCAGCTCGAAGCCGGCGGATTCCTCCCCGACGTCACCCTGGCGTACGAAACATGGGGCACGCTCAACGCGGACGGATCCAACGCCGTCCTCATCGAGCACGCCCTGACAGGCAGCACCCACGTGACCCGGGGCGACAGCGACGAGCCCGGCTGGTGGGAGCAACTGGCCGGACCCGGGGCACCCGTGGACACGGACCGGTTCTTCGTTGTGTCCATCAACATCGTGGGGGGCTGCTACGGATCCACCGGGCCGTCGTCGCCTGCTCCGGACGGAAGGCCGTGGGGCTCCCGCTTCCCCCTGGTTACCCTTCGGGACAGTACTGTTGCCGAGGCCAGGCTGGCTGACCAGCTGGGCATCCGGAGCTGGTTCGCGGTCATGGGCGGTTCGATGGGCGGCGCGCGGGCACTGGAGTGGGCAGTCACGTATCCGGAACGCGTGCAGCGCTGCGCGGTGATTTCGATCGGAGCGGCGAGCACCGCCGAACAGATCGCCTTTGCCCAGGCGCAGACCCTGGCGATCCGGCAGGACGCCAACTTCAACGACGGCGACTACTACGGCGGTCCTTTCCCCGAGGACGGCCTCGCGCTGGCTCGGCGGATCGCGCACATCACCTACCGCTCGGCCGCGGAATTCGACGGACGGTTCGGCCGGACGGCCCAGGCGGCGGAAACACCGCTGCAGGCCGCATCCCTGGGCGACCGGGGCCGCTACCAGGTGGAAAGCTACCTGGACCACCAGGGCAGCAAACTCGTCCGGCGCTTTGACGCCAACAGCTACATCGCCATCACCGAGGCACTCATGAGCCACGATATCTGCCGCGGGCGGGGTTCCCTGCGTGAGACCCTTGACCGGGCCACCGCGCGGTTTTTCGTGGCAGCCGTGGACAGCGACCGGCTGTACTTCCCGTCCCAGTCACGCGAACTGGCCTCAGCCTTGCCCGGAGACGTGGACGTCCACGTCATTGAAGCGCCCATCGGCCACGACGGGTTCCTCACAGAGATCGGACAGCTCGGCAGCCAGCTCGGGAAGACGTTCCTGGTCTAG
- a CDS encoding GNAT family N-acetyltransferase, with amino-acid sequence MAIEYREWREGDDLALLEIWGDPDTFQAGQFRGALTASSDGADGTPWRRTIVAEDVQDGVGIPVAAGVVYEATLHPERLWSYVEVARDHRRSGIGATLLTMLRREAERSPSGVTRLRAKVQPDTPGAAFAEAFGLSPIQRSRLVIVEPGALKLPVFPAKDDGGRPANDENAGSDVVMDLATGSVELTDVVGRYYTSIHGWDSPGVLSVGQVQKLFLDDLTGAHGAIVLRAEPESAFGAGVAPSRKGRIRAFAVSYAEASQDPAQERAAQDGTSPGAAATDVFVGHDPALEPEDAAAAVRDMLALIAYQHPVMLELDDSMTALRAAVEPLLENGKARLAGAETLIVSD; translated from the coding sequence ATGGCCATCGAATACCGCGAATGGCGGGAGGGTGATGACCTGGCGCTGCTGGAAATCTGGGGGGATCCGGACACGTTCCAGGCCGGCCAGTTCCGCGGTGCCCTGACGGCCTCCTCGGACGGCGCTGACGGCACGCCATGGCGCCGCACCATCGTGGCCGAGGACGTCCAGGACGGTGTCGGTATCCCTGTTGCTGCCGGCGTCGTCTACGAGGCAACCCTGCATCCCGAACGGCTGTGGAGCTATGTCGAGGTGGCGCGGGACCACCGCCGGTCAGGGATCGGCGCCACCCTCCTGACCATGCTGCGCCGCGAAGCCGAGCGGTCGCCGTCGGGAGTCACCAGGCTCCGCGCAAAAGTGCAGCCGGACACTCCCGGTGCCGCTTTCGCCGAGGCGTTCGGGCTTTCGCCGATCCAGCGGTCCCGGCTGGTCATCGTGGAGCCGGGTGCCCTGAAGCTGCCCGTGTTCCCGGCAAAGGACGACGGCGGCCGGCCGGCAAACGACGAAAACGCCGGGTCTGACGTGGTGATGGACCTTGCCACCGGTTCCGTCGAGCTGACCGACGTGGTGGGACGGTACTACACGTCTATCCACGGCTGGGACTCCCCGGGGGTGCTCTCCGTGGGACAGGTGCAGAAGCTGTTCCTGGACGACCTGACGGGCGCTCATGGGGCGATTGTGCTGCGCGCCGAGCCGGAGTCCGCATTCGGTGCCGGCGTTGCCCCCAGCAGGAAGGGCCGGATCAGGGCCTTTGCGGTCAGCTACGCGGAGGCGTCCCAGGATCCCGCGCAGGAGCGGGCGGCCCAGGACGGAACATCCCCGGGCGCTGCCGCAACTGACGTTTTTGTCGGTCACGATCCGGCCCTGGAGCCTGAGGACGCGGCCGCTGCGGTGCGGGACATGCTCGCCCTCATCGCGTACCAGCATCCGGTCATGCTGGAACTGGACGATTCGATGACTGCCCTGCGTGCCGCCGTCGAGCCTTTGCTCGAAAACGGCAAGGCGCGGCTGGCGGGCGCGGAAACGCTGATCGTCTCGGACTGA